A genomic window from Candidatus Ancaeobacter aquaticus includes:
- the bioA gene encoding adenosylmethionine--8-amino-7-oxononanoate transaminase has protein sequence MTTQNRLLEFEDKRYVWHPFTQMEDYEHEIPLIVKEGSGVHLWDIYGRRYIDGVSSLWVNVHGHRKKEIDRAIIDQLKLIAHSTLLGLSNIPAITLAKRLVEITPEGLEKVFYSDSGSEGVEIALKIALQYWRQIDDTSGKKTKFISFENAYHGDTVGAVSVGKIPLFHGIYKPLLFDTITTPSPYCYRCSYGNTKEECGGECLKRLEEILKNESETVAGLIVEPLVQGASGMLKAPKTFLSQIRALCSKYNVLMIADEVATGFGRTGKMWACEHEDVSPDIMIIAKGLTGGYLPLAATLTTQEIYNAFCGEYGQKKTFYHGHTYTGNQLCCAAALANLDVFKNEHVVEKLFPKIKALRKGLMRFAKLRHVGDVRLCGFMVGIELVKDKKTKESFLMEEKMGHNVIMEARKNRVILRPLGDVIVLMPPLSITLSELKDLLDVTYNAINKVTKSS, from the coding sequence ATGACAACGCAAAATCGTCTATTAGAATTTGAAGATAAACGCTATGTATGGCATCCGTTTACGCAGATGGAGGACTACGAGCATGAAATCCCGCTTATTGTAAAAGAAGGCAGTGGTGTGCATCTATGGGATATTTATGGGAGAAGGTATATTGATGGAGTGTCTTCATTGTGGGTTAATGTGCATGGACATAGAAAAAAAGAGATTGATAGGGCAATTATCGATCAATTAAAACTGATCGCGCACTCAACTCTTTTAGGGCTCTCAAATATTCCTGCCATTACGTTAGCGAAACGGTTAGTGGAAATCACCCCGGAGGGGCTAGAAAAGGTATTTTATTCAGACAGTGGTTCAGAAGGAGTTGAAATCGCTTTAAAGATAGCTCTACAATACTGGAGGCAGATTGATGACACTTCCGGCAAAAAAACAAAATTCATCTCATTTGAAAACGCGTACCACGGAGATACTGTAGGTGCGGTGAGTGTCGGAAAGATCCCTCTCTTTCATGGCATTTACAAACCACTATTGTTCGATACCATTACCACGCCTTCACCTTATTGTTATCGATGTTCGTATGGAAACACCAAAGAGGAGTGCGGTGGAGAGTGCCTAAAACGTTTAGAAGAAATTTTAAAAAACGAGTCTGAAACTGTTGCCGGTCTTATTGTAGAACCCCTTGTGCAAGGTGCTAGCGGTATGCTGAAAGCGCCAAAAACTTTTCTGTCTCAAATCAGGGCGCTGTGCAGTAAATACAATGTACTCATGATCGCTGATGAGGTTGCAACAGGTTTTGGCCGAACAGGAAAAATGTGGGCATGTGAACATGAAGATGTTTCGCCCGATATTATGATTATAGCAAAAGGGCTTACCGGAGGGTATTTGCCTCTTGCAGCGACGCTCACCACTCAAGAGATATATAACGCTTTTTGTGGAGAGTATGGTCAAAAGAAAACGTTTTACCATGGCCATACCTATACAGGAAACCAACTTTGCTGTGCTGCTGCACTGGCAAATCTTGATGTATTTAAAAATGAGCATGTTGTTGAAAAATTGTTTCCGAAGATTAAGGCCTTGAGAAAAGGGTTAATGCGTTTTGCAAAATTGAGACATGTTGGCGATGTCAGGTTATGTGGTTTTATGGTTGGGATAGAGTTAGTTAAAGACAAAAAAACAAAAGAATCATTTTTAATGGAAGAAAAAATGGGCCATAACGTTATTATGGAGGCGAGAAAAAATCGTGTTATTTTAAGGCCGTTAGGGGATGTTATCGTTTTGATGCCTCCTTTATCGATTACCTTAAGTGAACTAAAAGACCTTCTTGATGTAACATATAATGCAATAAACAAGGTGACAAAATCTTCATAA
- the bioD gene encoding dethiobiotin synthase gives MHKGIFATGTDTDIGKTFVSGLIAQAFLRRNIRTIVVKPIATGGRKLKGQCISPDTLYLKKKLNLPQQQNELNPVCFSAPLAPLSASRIEKKTINIKNVLKSVEHAAQNYDQIIVEGIGGVSVPITKDYFVSNLIKDIGFPVIIVARSSLGTINHTLLTINELERRGISILGVIYNDCTRTKKGLAQKTSPRIISECSKVPILGEIPYVSEKDTKGYNALADMLYTKIMRRLRVLDSV, from the coding sequence ATGCATAAAGGGATATTTGCAACAGGTACAGATACTGATATCGGGAAAACATTTGTATCGGGACTTATTGCGCAGGCTTTTCTGAGAAGAAATATAAGAACGATCGTAGTAAAACCGATTGCAACAGGTGGACGGAAACTAAAAGGTCAATGCATATCTCCTGATACACTATACTTAAAAAAGAAACTCAACCTACCTCAACAACAAAATGAATTAAACCCTGTTTGTTTTTCTGCGCCCCTTGCCCCTCTTTCGGCATCCCGTATTGAAAAGAAAACGATCAATATTAAAAACGTGTTAAAAAGCGTAGAGCATGCTGCACAGAATTATGACCAGATCATAGTTGAAGGTATTGGAGGAGTGTCTGTTCCAATAACGAAAGACTATTTTGTAAGTAATCTCATAAAAGATATTGGTTTTCCAGTCATTATTGTTGCCCGATCGAGCTTAGGAACAATTAATCATACACTGCTTACCATTAATGAGCTCGAACGTCGCGGTATAAGTATTCTTGGTGTTATATATAATGATTGTACAAGGACAAAGAAAGGGTTGGCTCAGAAGACAAGCCCACGCATTATTTCTGAATGTTCCAAGGTTCCGATCTTGGGAGAAATCCCGTATGTATCTGAAAAAGATACGAAAGGATATAATGCTCTTGCTGATATGCTCTACACTAAGATTATGAGAAGATTACGTGTTCTAGATAGCGTTTAG
- a CDS encoding HEAT repeat domain-containing protein, producing the protein MNRIKSYAASLLKIHDEDWKPLLTLQLFIVSICCVIVSLKTISNSLFVSNIGAENLPITYMGCAIALVVSGLILIPFIDKLQRHKVYIITVTLLTIFILFSYVIIRCGHSWIYYFLYIVSYIIDTILFLEFWLIASDLCDTRQAKRVFPLIIGWSLVGGMLGAFGTRVLVQYMKTSNLLLISAAALVSTIIIILIIKAIFPKEIAFNVQGKRKAAGISKMQRIHMDIGILKDTPLLKYICISFILYSSLIYLLDFQFNLAASNHFTHNGVIKTDQLTAFYGMFDGICISVALLFQFFLAQRFLNAIGVANSQLILPSVLTFGFSSIMLTLFGMGGRVPIQPFLSTILTRMGQKVTSSSIYRLSYNLLYNPISKERRGRAKTFTESLVQPIGVFLIGIAILAIKGLSPFVICGISIFFSILYILNSLRLKKAYIQSVLSMFEAKDYSQLESFAGLFGKLGEKEIFKKLYQALDDKDFNIRCFIVDIIGAINNTTAQTPLSKMYENEDNPRVKASIIKVLGKLGGTQAASIIKKSISDSNARIRANTIEALALLNVPQFYSLIPERLNDTDHRVRANAAIIIFQLTMTEHYENAIRTLDTMFKNGSEEEKISSLYAFGEIKKEDYLSYFEEGLHSSEQKIKQRAILSLGNIHCVRSAKILISILRSKTTSTIKDTATQSLMLLGTIGQQHIVEELQNKDVYERKFLIKAVAVSTDKNIKSILKHTAFEEIKTIKQNEFYISAFETMPVKNSVLILIDSLKDQITEAKENIISIIALLGGNTQSIKSIVRNLSHPNRFYRANALEALEQIGEKDILKEIIPIIEEATTMPPPDLDEKKCKKLVAELLKSHYGWIRACAIFSLGKLGALNFTEQIVSMLGDPYELARANAIEALTKFNDASSLTYYKTALNDASPLVRSYAEAALK; encoded by the coding sequence ATGAACCGTATAAAATCATACGCAGCAAGTTTATTAAAAATACATGATGAAGACTGGAAACCATTACTAACGCTCCAACTCTTCATTGTTTCCATTTGCTGTGTTATTGTCAGCTTAAAAACCATAAGCAACTCTCTTTTTGTCTCTAACATTGGCGCTGAGAACCTACCTATTACCTACATGGGCTGCGCGATCGCTCTCGTTGTGAGCGGTCTGATTCTTATTCCTTTTATTGATAAATTGCAACGGCACAAAGTGTACATTATCACCGTTACACTTTTAACCATATTTATTTTGTTTTCGTACGTGATAATACGCTGCGGTCACTCATGGATTTATTACTTTCTCTATATTGTCTCCTATATTATTGACACCATTCTTTTCCTTGAATTCTGGCTTATTGCATCTGACCTGTGTGATACACGACAAGCAAAAAGAGTCTTTCCGCTTATTATTGGATGGTCTCTTGTGGGTGGAATGCTCGGCGCATTTGGAACAAGAGTCCTTGTGCAATATATGAAAACATCTAATTTGCTTCTCATCTCTGCAGCGGCACTTGTTTCCACCATCATAATCATTCTGATTATTAAAGCAATTTTCCCAAAAGAAATCGCTTTTAATGTACAAGGCAAAAGGAAAGCAGCCGGAATATCTAAAATGCAGCGTATACACATGGATATAGGTATATTGAAAGATACTCCTTTACTTAAATATATTTGTATATCTTTTATCTTATACTCTTCTTTAATATATCTTCTCGATTTCCAATTCAATCTCGCGGCAAGCAATCATTTTACTCACAATGGCGTTATTAAAACTGATCAGCTTACCGCTTTTTACGGTATGTTTGACGGTATTTGCATCTCTGTTGCACTTCTTTTCCAGTTTTTTCTTGCGCAACGGTTTCTAAACGCTATTGGTGTTGCTAATTCACAGCTAATACTTCCCTCGGTTTTAACCTTTGGTTTTAGCAGCATTATGCTTACTCTCTTTGGCATGGGCGGCAGAGTACCCATTCAACCGTTCCTTTCTACAATATTAACTCGCATGGGACAAAAAGTGACTTCAAGTTCTATTTATCGTCTCTCGTATAACCTGCTCTACAACCCTATATCTAAAGAAAGGCGTGGAAGGGCAAAAACATTCACTGAGAGTCTTGTTCAACCAATAGGTGTTTTTTTAATCGGCATTGCGATCCTTGCGATAAAAGGCTTAAGCCCTTTTGTTATATGTGGAATTTCAATATTCTTTTCCATATTATACATACTCAATTCTCTGCGGTTAAAAAAAGCATATATTCAGTCTGTGCTCTCAATGTTTGAAGCGAAAGATTACAGTCAACTCGAATCATTTGCCGGTTTATTCGGCAAATTAGGTGAAAAAGAAATATTTAAAAAATTATATCAAGCGCTCGATGATAAAGACTTTAATATTCGCTGCTTTATTGTTGATATTATCGGTGCGATTAACAATACGACCGCCCAAACCCCTCTTTCTAAAATGTATGAGAATGAAGATAATCCGCGAGTAAAAGCCTCCATCATCAAAGTACTTGGAAAGCTCGGCGGAACACAAGCTGCGAGCATCATTAAAAAATCTATTTCTGACAGTAATGCGCGGATCAGAGCCAACACAATAGAGGCGCTTGCACTACTTAATGTACCGCAATTTTACAGCCTCATTCCAGAGAGGCTAAATGATACTGACCATAGAGTACGTGCAAATGCAGCAATAATAATCTTTCAGCTTACAATGACCGAACACTATGAAAATGCGATACGCACATTAGATACCATGTTTAAAAATGGCTCTGAAGAAGAAAAAATATCATCACTCTACGCATTTGGAGAAATAAAAAAAGAAGATTACCTCTCCTATTTTGAAGAAGGGCTTCATTCTTCAGAACAAAAAATCAAACAAAGAGCAATCCTGTCACTGGGAAATATCCATTGCGTACGATCAGCGAAAATCCTCATCTCTATTTTACGCTCAAAGACAACCAGCACAATTAAAGATACCGCAACACAATCACTTATGCTTCTCGGAACCATTGGCCAACAACACATTGTGGAAGAATTGCAAAACAAGGATGTGTATGAAAGAAAGTTCCTCATTAAAGCAGTTGCAGTATCAACAGACAAAAACATCAAATCAATTCTGAAGCACACTGCTTTTGAAGAGATTAAAACAATTAAACAAAATGAGTTTTATATAAGTGCCTTCGAAACTATGCCTGTAAAAAATAGCGTTTTGATCTTAATTGATTCTCTCAAGGATCAAATAACTGAAGCGAAAGAAAATATTATCAGCATTATAGCCCTTTTGGGAGGAAATACTCAGTCAATTAAATCTATTGTACGAAACCTCAGTCACCCGAACCGCTTCTACCGTGCTAACGCTCTTGAAGCCCTTGAGCAAATAGGTGAAAAAGATATCTTAAAAGAAATCATTCCAATCATCGAAGAAGCAACAACAATGCCCCCGCCTGATCTAGATGAAAAGAAATGCAAAAAGCTTGTTGCGGAACTCCTCAAATCTCATTATGGATGGATCCGCGCATGCGCAATATTTTCTCTCGGAAAACTGGGTGCACTTAATTTTACCGAACAAATCGTTAGTATGCTTGGTGATCCGTACGAACTCGCTCGGGCAAATGCAATTGAAGCCTTGACTAAATTTAATGATGCGTCTTCTCTTACCTATTATAAGACCGCATTAAATGATGCAAGCCCGCTCGTCCGCTCATATGCAGAAGCAGCACTAAAATAA
- a CDS encoding Rrf2 family transcriptional regulator — MHITYKGDYALKTMLYLADMYDKKVMSIQELAKKGDMPIKFLEQVLQLLKRGGFVVSKRGTKGGYYLARAPEKITLGELIRFIDGPIEPIACVGSRAYAGCADVNVCVLRKVMIRVKDAVSDIVDNVTLKELMIK, encoded by the coding sequence ATGCATATAACATATAAAGGTGATTACGCTCTAAAGACCATGTTGTATCTTGCAGATATGTACGACAAAAAAGTCATGTCTATCCAGGAACTTGCAAAAAAAGGAGATATGCCGATAAAGTTTTTAGAGCAAGTGCTGCAGCTTTTGAAGAGAGGCGGTTTTGTTGTCAGTAAAAGAGGAACTAAAGGTGGGTATTATTTGGCACGGGCACCGGAAAAAATAACCTTGGGCGAGCTCATTCGGTTTATTGACGGACCCATAGAACCTATTGCTTGTGTTGGTTCGCGGGCTTATGCCGGGTGTGCAGATGTGAACGTCTGTGTTTTGAGGAAAGTAATGATACGGGTTAAGGATGCGGTATCTGATATTGTTGACAATGTTACGTTAAAAGAGTTAATGATAAAATAG
- a CDS encoding polyprenol monophosphomannose synthase yields MKAVIVIPTYNESDNIAELINDIGKLHIDCDILVVDDSSPDGTAHIVREIAERNPRVHVMIRSHDKGRGYAGRDGFIKAIKMQPEFIIEMDADFSHNPKYIPSLLRECIHADVVIGSRAVPNGKEIGRGIARQVVTKCAQIIIRVLLNVPVRDCTSGYRCFKRSVLERIGVDSLISSGPSIVEEVLLRCSHIGVTFKEIPIIFEDRKKGQSNLTPIKLLHTLWMIIIFRFGGKSKNVS; encoded by the coding sequence GTGAAAGCGGTTATTGTAATTCCTACCTATAATGAATCTGATAATATTGCTGAACTTATCAATGATATTGGTAAGCTGCACATTGATTGCGATATACTTGTTGTTGATGACAGTTCCCCTGATGGTACAGCGCACATTGTAAGAGAAATAGCGGAGCGCAATCCTCGTGTGCATGTTATGATAAGAAGTCATGATAAAGGAAGAGGATATGCTGGCAGGGATGGGTTTATAAAAGCGATCAAGATGCAGCCGGAGTTTATCATTGAAATGGACGCGGATTTTTCACATAATCCAAAATATATTCCGTCTTTGCTTCGAGAATGCATCCACGCAGATGTTGTTATTGGTTCACGTGCCGTGCCTAACGGAAAAGAAATTGGTAGAGGCATAGCTCGTCAAGTTGTTACAAAATGTGCTCAGATCATTATTCGAGTGCTTCTTAATGTACCTGTTCGTGATTGCACGTCTGGGTATCGCTGTTTTAAAAGGAGCGTGTTAGAGAGAATTGGTGTTGATTCTTTAATCTCGAGTGGCCCATCGATAGTTGAAGAAGTGCTTTTGCGGTGCAGTCATATAGGCGTCACATTTAAGGAAATACCGATTATCTTTGAGGATAGAAAAAAAGGACAGTCAAATCTTACCCCGATAAAATTGCTGCACACATTGTGGATGATAATTATATTTCGTTTTGGTGGCAAATCAAAGAATGTGTCGTGA
- a CDS encoding tetratricopeptide repeat protein produces the protein MKTHIHNACIFISTILLSFVYAFSGACFDADTEHADRFYKSGVKNEAKQKYGKAINAYYHATLVSPDFAKAHRCIGRVYVKKGLHKNALKALKEAYYLDKYDRETHYYLGIVYPLVEHNSEKALEHFKLYMTVDSFAPPDPKKMKKVKQWIRKLKRMGDVKRDQVLIDTYNKAVDLDHQKKYSEARKMYKKALDRNPHYAPAYEGLGLVNIKLKKFEGALYAFQEALLIDPYRPEAHYGLGIVYPITRNDEKKAVYHFERYIELAPKADDIPKVKGWIAQLKEKNAARSQEVSFYNEGVEAFDNGDFQAAKEHYTQALNINPDYADAYQGLGLALVQLGEYEDARTAFEDALDLDPEFAEAHYGLGIVSPLLGDKTNAITHFWKYLEYNPDAPDLKQVLKWIEELEGG, from the coding sequence ATGAAAACACACATACATAACGCATGTATATTCATATCGACTATTTTGCTCTCATTTGTGTATGCTTTTTCAGGGGCATGCTTCGATGCAGACACCGAACACGCAGATAGATTTTACAAAAGCGGCGTCAAAAATGAAGCAAAACAAAAATACGGTAAAGCAATTAACGCTTACTACCACGCCACACTTGTGTCCCCTGATTTCGCAAAAGCGCATCGATGCATCGGAAGAGTATATGTAAAAAAAGGCCTCCATAAAAATGCCCTCAAGGCGCTCAAAGAAGCTTATTATCTCGATAAATATGACCGGGAAACCCATTATTATCTTGGGATCGTTTACCCACTTGTCGAACACAACAGCGAAAAAGCGCTTGAGCATTTTAAACTATATATGACTGTTGACTCTTTTGCGCCACCTGACCCGAAAAAAATGAAAAAAGTCAAACAATGGATACGCAAATTAAAACGTATGGGCGATGTTAAACGCGACCAGGTACTTATCGACACATACAACAAAGCTGTTGATCTTGACCACCAAAAAAAATACAGTGAAGCGCGGAAGATGTATAAAAAAGCGCTTGATAGAAATCCTCACTATGCACCTGCATACGAAGGGCTCGGGCTAGTGAACATAAAACTGAAAAAATTTGAAGGCGCTCTTTATGCGTTTCAAGAAGCGTTACTTATTGATCCCTACCGGCCTGAAGCACATTATGGACTCGGCATTGTTTACCCAATTACCCGAAACGATGAAAAGAAAGCGGTATATCATTTTGAACGCTACATTGAACTCGCTCCAAAGGCTGACGATATCCCTAAAGTCAAAGGCTGGATAGCTCAACTCAAGGAGAAGAACGCTGCCCGCAGTCAAGAAGTCTCCTTCTACAACGAAGGGGTAGAAGCATTTGACAACGGTGATTTTCAAGCGGCAAAAGAACATTACACTCAAGCGCTCAACATCAATCCTGATTATGCTGATGCATACCAAGGACTTGGACTCGCACTCGTACAGCTCGGCGAATATGAAGATGCGCGTACCGCTTTTGAGGACGCGCTTGACCTTGACCCGGAATTTGCCGAAGCACATTACGGACTTGGAATCGTTTCCCCGCTTTTGGGAGATAAGACAAATGCGATAACACATTTCTGGAAATATCTTGAATATAATCCAGATGCCCCTGACCTCAAACAAGTTCTTAAATGGATCGAAGAGCTTGAAGGCGGATAA
- a CDS encoding cyclic nucleotide-binding domain-containing protein, giving the protein MISLMETILFLKRVPLFSNIHGEGLKRIADIAVENVYEAGTVIFNESDIGDVLYIIKKGSVAIFKALEDGSEKTLAHLKEQCYFGEMAILDNSPRSASARADDDSILLTVDKENFRQVVNEYPEIAFEIFKVFSQRLRDTNKEIQLLSQKNL; this is encoded by the coding sequence ATGATATCCTTAATGGAAACCATATTGTTCTTAAAACGGGTTCCTCTCTTCTCCAACATACACGGAGAAGGTCTAAAAAGAATTGCGGACATAGCAGTCGAAAACGTATATGAGGCAGGAACCGTTATTTTTAATGAAAGTGATATCGGCGATGTGCTCTATATAATAAAAAAAGGGAGTGTTGCCATATTCAAAGCATTAGAAGATGGTAGCGAAAAGACCCTCGCACACCTCAAAGAACAATGCTATTTTGGTGAGATGGCAATACTGGATAATTCTCCCCGCTCCGCCTCTGCGCGTGCAGATGACGACTCAATACTTCTGACTGTCGATAAAGAGAATTTTAGACAAGTAGTGAATGAATATCCTGAAATAGCATTTGAGATATTCAAGGTTTTTAGCCAAAGACTACGCGATACAAACAAAGAAATCCAGTTATTATCACAGAAGAATCTCTAA
- the pyrE gene encoding orotate phosphoribosyltransferase produces MIQYNDELKSKLLSIVQNKSVIIKNVTLASGKKSNYYVDGKQTTLSSDGIVIIAKLFADLLTDVQAVGGPTMGADPFVGALLYECHNRNIPMAGFIVRKEIKQHGTMKMIEGPVAPGTEVAVIEDVITTGGSVLKAIEILQENNCTVKKVLALLDREQGGQELFEEKGIPYYPILTKSDLTLPA; encoded by the coding sequence ATGATACAGTATAATGATGAACTAAAAAGCAAACTACTATCCATTGTTCAGAACAAATCCGTCATTATTAAAAACGTAACGCTTGCATCTGGAAAAAAGAGCAATTATTACGTGGACGGAAAACAGACGACACTGAGTAGTGATGGCATCGTCATAATCGCAAAACTTTTTGCGGATCTATTAACAGATGTGCAAGCGGTAGGAGGCCCCACCATGGGGGCAGATCCATTTGTCGGTGCACTATTATATGAATGTCATAATCGAAACATCCCTATGGCCGGTTTTATCGTGCGAAAAGAAATAAAACAACACGGCACAATGAAAATGATAGAAGGGCCAGTAGCACCCGGGACAGAAGTTGCCGTTATTGAGGATGTTATCACTACAGGGGGATCGGTACTTAAAGCAATAGAGATTCTCCAGGAAAATAACTGTACCGTCAAAAAGGTTCTTGCACTTCTCGACCGTGAGCAAGGCGGACAGGAACTTTTTGAGGAAAAAGGTATTCCCTATTATCCTATACTTACGAAGAGTGATTTAACGCTTCCAGCGTAA
- a CDS encoding SpoIIE family protein phosphatase — MHAGNSNRRIITQITVALVLSLVLINSIIYFVVTRQTRESLINEAVSEARFYASVLKPRIISEMTSHTASYVHQTLRNVYSKGRIKSLSLYNKKGKLIFTSDPTPRENAVTESGVSTVLTSGKEEVTFLHNHSNLYVYQPLRMKEYGLYGVLSIGIKGIRAVERSYEKALSFMAIATAIILCIALVIYFVVKYFLIDAADKMSAQVYRLETEENIAQETDYHRFGYFFNVTFRISHLVKDLRQEIETLKVKIRDYKKVTAQQKEFLNAACKEFIPKSFRHSKLDAEVKYIPYSDSHADFAYIYPSEEYVYMVMGHTGREGYESIAAINIIGNIIKECLHKKRLPNDMYDEIVKGVKENIEEALFSLLVVVIDHNTNSLRHYGNMAHPLILWKKSDKSFMLLKPKGASGVIDSAEVEGSLVGRAALSSGDKIIMCNQNLINIKDILGKRLGVETLMDMLLKNIESSSMNLKDILSLELQKYCENNAGSDIFFIIAEYKGIEIYPHNKEKEPLGLNV, encoded by the coding sequence ATGCATGCAGGGAATAGTAATAGAAGAATAATTACACAGATTACGGTTGCTCTTGTTTTATCGTTAGTATTAATAAATAGTATTATCTATTTTGTTGTTACGAGACAAACCAGGGAATCGCTCATCAATGAAGCCGTTAGCGAAGCGCGTTTTTACGCCAGCGTGCTGAAACCGCGTATTATTAGTGAAATGACCTCTCATACTGCATCTTATGTACATCAGACTTTAAGAAATGTCTATAGTAAAGGGAGGATCAAATCTCTTTCCTTGTATAACAAAAAGGGAAAACTGATTTTTACCAGCGATCCAACACCGAGGGAAAACGCAGTTACTGAAAGTGGTGTGAGCACAGTCTTAACCTCAGGAAAGGAAGAAGTCACGTTTTTGCATAACCATTCAAACCTTTATGTGTACCAACCGTTACGGATGAAAGAATATGGGCTATATGGCGTGCTTTCGATAGGGATAAAAGGTATACGTGCAGTTGAGCGTTCATATGAGAAGGCACTTTCTTTTATGGCGATTGCAACAGCGATCATTCTCTGCATTGCGCTTGTCATATATTTTGTTGTTAAATATTTTTTAATTGATGCAGCTGATAAAATGTCAGCGCAAGTATATCGACTTGAAACCGAAGAGAATATTGCTCAAGAAACCGATTATCATCGTTTTGGATATTTTTTTAATGTTACGTTTCGCATATCTCATCTGGTGAAAGATTTGAGGCAAGAAATAGAAACGTTAAAAGTGAAAATCCGCGACTATAAAAAAGTGACTGCTCAACAAAAGGAATTTTTGAACGCCGCATGTAAAGAATTTATCCCGAAATCTTTTCGGCATTCAAAACTGGATGCTGAAGTGAAGTATATTCCTTATAGTGATTCTCATGCGGATTTTGCCTATATTTATCCATCAGAAGAGTACGTGTATATGGTGATGGGGCATACGGGGAGAGAAGGCTATGAATCAATCGCTGCAATAAATATTATCGGGAACATTATAAAAGAATGCTTACATAAGAAACGATTGCCGAATGATATGTATGATGAAATTGTAAAAGGCGTAAAAGAAAATATTGAGGAAGCATTGTTTTCGTTGCTTGTTGTGGTTATTGACCATAATACAAATTCATTGAGGCATTATGGAAATATGGCGCATCCGCTTATATTGTGGAAAAAGAGCGATAAGAGTTTCATGCTTCTTAAACCTAAAGGGGCTTCTGGAGTGATTGACAGTGCTGAGGTAGAAGGTTCTCTCGTAGGTCGCGCTGCGCTGTCTTCCGGCGATAAAATTATTATGTGCAATCAAAACCTTATCAATATAAAAGATATTCTCGGTAAGCGTTTAGGGGTGGAAACTCTTATGGATATGTTGTTAAAAAACATTGAATCTTCTTCCATGAATCTTAAAGATATTCTTTCATTAGAATTGCAGAAATACTGTGAAAATAATGCTGGCAGTGACATTTTCTTTATTATTGCAGAGTATAAAGGAATAGAGATATATCCGCATAATAAAGAGAAAGAACCATTGGGTTTGAACGTTTGA